A single window of Sphaerodactylus townsendi isolate TG3544 linkage group LG03, MPM_Stown_v2.3, whole genome shotgun sequence DNA harbors:
- the FEZF2 gene encoding fez family zinc finger protein 2 isoform X2: MASSASLETVMPAPCVRHGAANPAKTLAFSIERIMAKGSEPPPQPFKPAAAAFEARRTESPHKKLLGLCAPVPCVIPIQPLPGYEAPSKALLSYSELWKSSLRHCSTAAAAFCKANCGVCCAKGGELPPSLAPAGPGRVIKPQALAVPPNGAGLYYFNYLESAAAYAPSELLPPVGQLFPSGLLHSSGPAAAAALSVHQKLFLLENAKLAGLAPSDKLPNAQFPHKERLPGQLDQVMKENSALAADRSQAAAKSHHAKMGGSGGASADGKPKNFTCEVCGKVFNAHYNLTRHMPVHTGARPFVCKVCGKGFRQASTLCRHKIIHTQEKPHKCGQCGKAFNRSSTLNTHIRIHAGYKPFVCEFCGKGFHQKGNYKNHKLTHSGEKQYKCTICNKAFHQIYNLTFHMHTHNDKKPFTCATCGKGFCRNFDLKKHVRKLHDPAAPAPAAPPKELPRTGQS, from the exons ATGGCCTCGTCGGCGTCGCTGGAGACCGTCATGCCCGCGCCCTGCGTCCGCCACGGAGCCGCCAACCCGGCCAAGACGCTGGCCTTCTCCATCGAGCGCATCATGGCCAAGGGCTCGGAGCCACCGCCGCAGCCCTTCaagcccgccgccgccgccttcgaGGCGCGCCGCACCGAGTCGCCCCACAAGAAGCTGCTGGGCCTGTGCGCGCCGGTGCCCTGCGTGATCCCCATCCAGCCCCTGCCCGGCTACGAGGCGCCCTCCAAGGCGCTGCTCAGCTACTCGGAGCTGTGGAAGAGCAGCCTGCGCCATTGCTCGACAGCGGCCGCCGCCTTCTGCAAAGCCAACTGCGGCGTCTGCTGCGCCAAGGGCGGCGAGCTGCCTCCCTCCTTGGCCCCGGCAGGCCCGGGCCGGGTGATCAAGCCGCAGGCGCTGGCCGTGCCGCCCAACGGCGCCGGCCTCTACTACTTCAACTACCTGGAGTCGGCCGCCGCTTACGCCCCGTCGGAGCTGCTCCCGCCCGTCGGCCAGCTCTTTCCCTCCGGCCTGCTGCACTCGTCCGGGCCGGCCGCGGCGGCCGCCCTGTCCGTGCACCAAAAGCTCTTCCTGCTGGAGAACGCCAAGTTGGCCGGGCTGGCCCCGTCGGACAAGCTGCCCAACGCGCAGTTCCCGCACAAGGAGCGCCTGCCCGGCCAGCTGGACCAGGTCATGAAGGAGAACTCGGCGCTGGCCGCCGACAGGAGCCAAGCCGCCGCCAAGAGCCACCACGCCAAGATGGGCGGCTCCGGCGGCGCCTCGGCGGACGGCAAGCCCAAGAACTTCACCTGCGAAGTGTGCGGCAAG GTGTTCAATGCCCATTACAACCTGACGCGCCACATGCCGGTCCACACGGGCGCCAGGCCCTTCGTGTGCAAAGTCTGCGGCAAAGGCTTCCGCCAGGCCAGCACCCTGTGCCGCCACAAGATCATCCACACGCAG gaaAAACCTCACAAGTGTGGCCAATGCGGGAAAGCTTTCAATAGGAGTTCCACGTTAAACACCCACATTCGGATCCACGCGGGCTACAAACCTTTCGTGTGCGAATTTTGCGGCAAAGGATTTCATCAAAAAG GGAACTACAAGAACCACAAGCTGACGCACAGCGGCGAGAAGCAGTACAAGTGCACCATCTGCAACAAGGCTTTCCACCAGATCTACAACCTGACCTTCCACATGCACACGCACAACGACAAGAAGCCCTTCACCTGCGCCACCTGCGGCAAGGGCTTCTGCCGGAACTTTGACCTGAAGAAGCACGTGCGGAAGCTCCACGACCCCGCCGCGcccgcccccgccgccccccccaagGAGCTCCCGCGGACCGGGCAGAGCTAG
- the FEZF2 gene encoding fez family zinc finger protein 2 isoform X1 encodes MDVGLRFSCNGIFGLLFEWVRSGCSSRVRASFPPAAPCPEMASSASLETVMPAPCVRHGAANPAKTLAFSIERIMAKGSEPPPQPFKPAAAAFEARRTESPHKKLLGLCAPVPCVIPIQPLPGYEAPSKALLSYSELWKSSLRHCSTAAAAFCKANCGVCCAKGGELPPSLAPAGPGRVIKPQALAVPPNGAGLYYFNYLESAAAYAPSELLPPVGQLFPSGLLHSSGPAAAAALSVHQKLFLLENAKLAGLAPSDKLPNAQFPHKERLPGQLDQVMKENSALAADRSQAAAKSHHAKMGGSGGASADGKPKNFTCEVCGKVFNAHYNLTRHMPVHTGARPFVCKVCGKGFRQASTLCRHKIIHTQEKPHKCGQCGKAFNRSSTLNTHIRIHAGYKPFVCEFCGKGFHQKGNYKNHKLTHSGEKQYKCTICNKAFHQIYNLTFHMHTHNDKKPFTCATCGKGFCRNFDLKKHVRKLHDPAAPAPAAPPKELPRTGQS; translated from the exons ATGGATGTTGGGTTGCGGTTCTCATGTAACGGGATTTTCGGTTTGCTTTTTGAATGGGTGAGGTCTGGCTGCTCGTCGCGAGTCCGGGCGTCCTTCCCACCTGCCGCCCCCTGCCCAGAGATGGCCTCGTCGGCGTCGCTGGAGACCGTCATGCCCGCGCCCTGCGTCCGCCACGGAGCCGCCAACCCGGCCAAGACGCTGGCCTTCTCCATCGAGCGCATCATGGCCAAGGGCTCGGAGCCACCGCCGCAGCCCTTCaagcccgccgccgccgccttcgaGGCGCGCCGCACCGAGTCGCCCCACAAGAAGCTGCTGGGCCTGTGCGCGCCGGTGCCCTGCGTGATCCCCATCCAGCCCCTGCCCGGCTACGAGGCGCCCTCCAAGGCGCTGCTCAGCTACTCGGAGCTGTGGAAGAGCAGCCTGCGCCATTGCTCGACAGCGGCCGCCGCCTTCTGCAAAGCCAACTGCGGCGTCTGCTGCGCCAAGGGCGGCGAGCTGCCTCCCTCCTTGGCCCCGGCAGGCCCGGGCCGGGTGATCAAGCCGCAGGCGCTGGCCGTGCCGCCCAACGGCGCCGGCCTCTACTACTTCAACTACCTGGAGTCGGCCGCCGCTTACGCCCCGTCGGAGCTGCTCCCGCCCGTCGGCCAGCTCTTTCCCTCCGGCCTGCTGCACTCGTCCGGGCCGGCCGCGGCGGCCGCCCTGTCCGTGCACCAAAAGCTCTTCCTGCTGGAGAACGCCAAGTTGGCCGGGCTGGCCCCGTCGGACAAGCTGCCCAACGCGCAGTTCCCGCACAAGGAGCGCCTGCCCGGCCAGCTGGACCAGGTCATGAAGGAGAACTCGGCGCTGGCCGCCGACAGGAGCCAAGCCGCCGCCAAGAGCCACCACGCCAAGATGGGCGGCTCCGGCGGCGCCTCGGCGGACGGCAAGCCCAAGAACTTCACCTGCGAAGTGTGCGGCAAG GTGTTCAATGCCCATTACAACCTGACGCGCCACATGCCGGTCCACACGGGCGCCAGGCCCTTCGTGTGCAAAGTCTGCGGCAAAGGCTTCCGCCAGGCCAGCACCCTGTGCCGCCACAAGATCATCCACACGCAG gaaAAACCTCACAAGTGTGGCCAATGCGGGAAAGCTTTCAATAGGAGTTCCACGTTAAACACCCACATTCGGATCCACGCGGGCTACAAACCTTTCGTGTGCGAATTTTGCGGCAAAGGATTTCATCAAAAAG GGAACTACAAGAACCACAAGCTGACGCACAGCGGCGAGAAGCAGTACAAGTGCACCATCTGCAACAAGGCTTTCCACCAGATCTACAACCTGACCTTCCACATGCACACGCACAACGACAAGAAGCCCTTCACCTGCGCCACCTGCGGCAAGGGCTTCTGCCGGAACTTTGACCTGAAGAAGCACGTGCGGAAGCTCCACGACCCCGCCGCGcccgcccccgccgccccccccaagGAGCTCCCGCGGACCGGGCAGAGCTAG